A single window of Haliotis asinina isolate JCU_RB_2024 chromosome 5, JCU_Hal_asi_v2, whole genome shotgun sequence DNA harbors:
- the LOC137283388 gene encoding centrosomal protein of 131 kDa-like: MSRRSVNGDDLDLSLTGSQISSSGRRPGSGRQLKRPNSLVDIRTAKTSSNDVFSSDKDKRKSPRAPQAPVSGRGSDVSGAASGRMSGRKKDMAANEPNMKDDFLALFESSHQPKIKRPSSTSSKAKKPGASSVKSAWEQKPSKPSVQSGRTASARSEAADTDRTEPHNIFQPDTADDSSDDLNEIEDTLSRSLNRLQSLQNQLSEANKNNSSSTDDPEVLNSHRSNRSTSRKNMNSIVNNMTAQGHSTKTRPSLSSMENSYQNIKPKAPVNQVRKSASNQVGMNVAEDYIQTLNTAALKIQRWFRRHHKRKMVSEAALRRLFDQKRQEHAELRQQELAFSTEEVEEQRAEERKRQREEKARQARQQAIQELQKKRSEKREEVKKKAEEEVSYLQASGKITKSPSKSSLAKKKGGSSNGSKKGSSRREEQEIAAESTPRGVEQNGSAAPGNVDDMFQMPSSHREEAEGAGAEPSPRLPSPSQAATRSTLNDLFDTLKKLEEEENFVTPRAEKRTSWLTELEKRKEKEDCIESNLTAENLEKLNSKDGLKQSGFLTDGKLKSIMTFLDEVQVSDRLSEIDTEINKMNEELEKPALLVPSGEELAQLEQAQAVASEVTSTVLSQRLELDEKRRTVTMLQKALNQQRELTVRHARETEKEMKKRLDLQKEEYEETVKRHLGFIDQLIDDKKTLSERCEQVVKELKVIDKKYQDKIKSIVDSHSHELQKLKDIHAAAEKLRREKWIEEKTKKIKEMTVKGLEPEIQRLIAKHKAEIKKIKQLQESDILESDERASHRYVKMIEELREQLEQEKEAACNRERQMAKERYEKQLQQEEESYQQQRRRLHAEVQEEKERLSQQAARQRTELDKLQRQLEDSHSMALDAMKSDFEKAREEQDRRHAIEVRELNERLRVEKEAWEENYMKKQETWLAQKERELKSHVRRDRDKEIEMVIQRLEEDATRSREECERAAENRIKRMRDKFNNEMKELESSERHAVQKYNEMKAQLTEIEGECERLKVIVRQKDQEVQDIKKLTDRLHEERSHVSDIIRQEFADRIVTTEEENKRLKNEMSELKAKHRIEIEQGKNDIEEIKRQKDDEMEEVHKRVKQAIVKKEEVVNQLRQQYQAATKRADHLEGLLNQQRKQLLGKKAT; encoded by the exons ATGTCCAGAAGAAGTGTTAACggggatgaccttgaccttagtcTGACAGGGTCTCAGATATCAAGTTCTGGGCGAAGACCTGGATCTGGGAGACAGTTGAAGAGACCCAATTCCTTGGTGGACATCAGGACAGCTAAG ACATCCAGTAATGATGTTTTTTCCTCTGATAAAGACAAGAGGAAGTCACCAAGAG CACCACAAGCTCCTGTCAGTGGGCGGGGCAGTGACGTCAGTGGAGCAGCCTCAGGCAGGATGTCTGGACGCAAGAAAGATATGGCTGCTAATGAACCCAACAT GAAGGATGACTTTCTGGCACTGTTTGAGTCCTCCCATCAGCCAAAGATCAAGAGGCCCAGCAGCACATCATCCAAGGCCAAGAAGCCAGGAGCCAGCTCTGTCAAGTCAGCATGGGAGCAGAAG CCCAGCAAACCATCTGTCCAAAGTGGCCGCACAGCCTCTGCCCGTTCAGAAGCAGCAGACACAGACAGAACCGAGCCACACAATATATTCCAGCCTGACACTGCTGACGACAGTTCTGATGACTTGAATGAAATAGAAGACACCCTCTCTCGCTCCCTTAATAGGCTGCAGAGTCTTCAGAACCAGTTGTCTGAGGCCAACAAGAACAATTCCTCTTCTACCGATGACCCAGAAGTCCTTAACAGTCATCGCTCCAATAGGTCCACCTCGAGGAAAAACATGAACAGTATTGTAAATAATATGACTGCACAAGGGCATTCTACAAAAACAAGACCATCTTTGTCTTCAATGGAAAACTCTTACCAGAATATAAAGCCGAAGGCTCCTGTGAATCAAGTTCGTAAATCTGCATCTAATCAAGTTGGGATGAATGTGGCTGAAGATTATATTCAAACCTTGAATACTGCTGCTTTAAAGATTCAGCGATGGTTTCGTCGCCATCACAAGCGGAAGATGGTGAGTGAGGCTGCATTAAGGCGACTGTTTGACCAGAAGCGCCAGGAACATGCAGAACTGAGACAGCAGGAGCTTGCCTTTTCTACAGAGGAAGTCGAGGAGCAGCGTGCtgaagagagaaagagacagcgTGAAGAAAAGGCCAGACAAGCTAGGCAACAGGCCATTCAG GAGTTACAGAAGAAGAGATCTGAGAAGAGAGAGGAAGTAAAGAAAAAGGCAGAGGAAGAGGTTTCCTACCTCCAGGCAAGTGGCAAGATCACAAAGAGTCCTTCcaagtcatctttagccaagaAAAAGGGGGGTTCTAGCAATGGGTCCAAGAAGGGGTCTAGTCGAAGAGAGGAGCAGGAAATAGCTGCTGAATCTACACCCAGAGGTGTGGAGCAAAATGGCAGTGCTGCTCCTGGCAATGTGGACGACATGTTCCAG ATGCCATCATCCCATCGTGAGGAGGCAGAAGGTGCAGGTGCTGAGCCCTCTCCCCGTCTGCCCAGTCCTAGTCAGGCTGCTACAAGGTCCACACTGAATGATCTGTTTGACACACTGAAGAAACTTGAGGAAGAAGAAAACTTTGTCACACCCAGAGCAGAGAAAAGGACATCATGGT TGACAGAATTGGAAAAGAGGAAAGAAAAGGAAGACTGCATTGAATCTAATCTGACTGCGGAGAACCTGGAGAAACTCAATTCAAAAGATGGCCTGAAACAAAGTGGCTTCCTTACTGATGGAAAGCTGAAGAGCATTATGACATTTTTGGATGAAGTGCAAGTCAGTGATCGTCTTAGTGAGATTGACACA GAGATCAACAAGATGAACGAGGAGCTGGAGAAACCAGCACTGTTGGTGCCGTCAGGGGAAGAGCTGGCCCAGCTAGAGCAGGCACAAGCTGTGGCCAGTGAGGTGACCAGTACAGTCCTGTCACAGCGACTTGAGCTGGATGAAAAACGAAGGACTGTTACTATGCTACAGAAAGCTTTG AACCAGCAGAGGGAGCTGACAGTGCGGCATGCAAGGGAGACTGAGAAGGAGATGAAGAAGAGACTGGACCTCCAGAAGGAAGAGTACGAGGAAACTGTCAAGAGACACCTTGGCTTCATTGATCAG ctgATCGATGACAAGAAGACACTCAGTGAGAGATGTGAACAAGTAGTGAAAGAACTGAAAGTCATTGACAAGAAATACCAGGATAAGATAAAGTCCATTGTTGACAG TCATAGCCATGAGCTGCAGAAGCTGAAGGACATCCATGCTGCCGCTGAGAAGCTGAGGAGAGAGAAATGGATCGAAGAGAAGACCAAGAAGATCAAG GAGATGACAGTAAAGGGCTTAGAGCCAGAGATCCAACGTCTCATCGCCAAACACAAAGCAGAAATAAAGAAGATAAAACAACTACAGGAGAGTGACATTCTTGAGTCAGACGAACGGGCTTCACATCGGTATGTGAAGATGATTGAGGAACTGCGTGAACAGCTGGAGCAGGAGAAGGAAGCAGCTTGCAACAGGGAAAGACAGATGGCCAAGGAGAG GTATGAGAAGCAGTTACAACAAGAGGAGGAGTCCTACCAGCAACAGCGACGACGTCTTCACGCCGAGGTACAGGAAGAGAAGGAGAGGCTATCCCAGCAGGCCGCACGGCAACGCACTGAACTGGACAAACTACAGAGACAGCTGGAGGACAGCCACTCGATGGCACTTGATGCCATGAAGTCTGATTTTGAGAAGGCTCGAGAAGAACAGGATAGGCGACATGCT ATCGAGGTCCGTGAGCTGAATGAACGTTTGCGTGTTGAGAAAGAAGCATGGGAGGAGAACTACATGAAGAAACAGGAGACATGGCTGGCACAGAAGGAGCGAGAACTGAAGTCCCACGTGCGCCGAGACCGAGACAAGGAGATAGAGATGGTTATACAGCGTCTGGAAGAGGACGCCACTCGGTCCAGAGAGGAATGTGAGCGAGCTGCGGAAAACAGGATCAA ACGGATGCGGGACAAGTTcaataatgaaatgaaagaacTGGAGAGTTCAGAGAGGCATGCGGTACAAAAGTACAATGAGATGAAG GCTCAGCTGACAGAGATTGAGGGTGAATGTGAAAGGTTGAAGGTTATTGTAAGACAGAAGGATCAGGAAGTTCAGGATATTAAGAAG CTTACAGACAGACTTCATGAGGAACGTAGCCATGTGTCAGATATCATTCGGCAGGAGTTTGCTGACCGCATTGTAACCACGGAGGAGGAaaacaaaagattgaaaaatgaaatgtcagAACTGAAAGCAAAACACCGAATTGAAATAGAACAGGGAAAAAATGACATTGAAGAAATCAAAAGACAAAAGGATGATGAGATGGAGGAGGTCCACAAGAG GGTGAAGCAGGCCATTGTGAAGAAGGAGGAGGTAGTGAACCAGCTGCGTCAGCAGTACCAGGCTGCCACCAAGCGTGCCGACCACCTCGAGGGACTCCTCAACCAACAGCGAAAACAGCTCCTGGGGAAGAAGGCTACATAG